Proteins from one uncultured Fibrobacter sp. genomic window:
- a CDS encoding thymidylate synthase, translating into MQQYLDLLKDILDNGVDRSDRTGTGTRSVFGRQCRYDLSKGFPCLTTKKLHLRSIIHELLWFLKGDTNIKYLHDNKVTIWDEWADENGDLGPVYGHQWRSWPTPDGGHIDQIKNLVNSLKNNPDSRRHLVCAWNVAEVDKMALPPCHCLFQFYVGGVGVSGKRKLSCQLYQRSADTFLGVPFNIASYALLTLMLAQVCDYEPGEFIHTLGDTHLYSNHFEQAREQLTRTPRKLPTMKLNPEIKDLFEFKFEDFELVDYDPWPTIKAPIAV; encoded by the coding sequence ATGCAACAATACCTAGACCTGCTCAAAGATATTTTGGACAATGGCGTAGACCGCTCCGACCGTACTGGTACGGGAACGCGCTCCGTTTTTGGACGCCAATGTCGCTACGACCTTTCCAAGGGTTTCCCTTGCCTGACGACAAAAAAACTTCACCTTCGCTCGATTATCCATGAACTGCTGTGGTTTTTGAAGGGCGATACGAACATCAAGTATCTTCACGATAACAAGGTGACTATCTGGGATGAATGGGCCGATGAAAATGGCGACCTGGGGCCGGTCTACGGCCATCAGTGGCGTAGCTGGCCGACTCCCGATGGTGGACACATCGATCAGATCAAGAATCTGGTGAACAGTCTCAAGAATAACCCGGATTCGCGCCGTCACCTGGTGTGCGCCTGGAATGTGGCTGAAGTCGACAAGATGGCTTTGCCGCCGTGTCACTGCCTGTTCCAGTTCTACGTGGGTGGTGTAGGGGTTTCGGGTAAGCGTAAGCTCAGCTGCCAACTGTACCAGCGCAGTGCCGATACTTTCCTCGGGGTGCCGTTCAACATAGCCTCTTATGCTCTCTTGACCTTGATGCTTGCTCAAGTTTGTGATTACGAACCGGGTGAATTCATCCATACTCTGGGGGATACGCACCTTTACTCGAACCACTTTGAACAGGCCCGCGAACAATTGACCCGTACGCCTCGTAAGCTCCCGACCATGAAGTTGAATCCGGAAATTAAGGACCTTTTTGAATTCAAGTTCGAGGACTTTGAACTCGTCGATTACGATCCGTGGCCGACCATCAAGGCTCCCATTGCGGTTTAA
- a CDS encoding dihydrofolate reductase, with amino-acid sequence MLISAIVAISQNNVIGRDGHLPWHLSADLKRFKAITTGHSIVLGRKNYDDIGRPLPNRTNYVLTRNAAFEAPGCIVCGNLSQAIESARAAHETECFIIGGAAVYREAMPLVQKLYVTRVLADVEGDVLFPEWGDGWHKVSEEKFDADEKNDYPTIFEVWER; translated from the coding sequence ATGTTGATTTCTGCAATAGTCGCAATTTCTCAGAACAACGTCATCGGGCGTGACGGACACTTGCCGTGGCACCTGTCCGCCGATCTCAAGCGATTCAAGGCGATTACGACGGGGCATTCGATTGTGCTTGGCCGTAAGAATTATGACGATATCGGACGGCCACTCCCGAACCGCACCAATTACGTGCTGACGCGCAATGCGGCGTTCGAGGCTCCGGGCTGCATCGTGTGTGGCAATCTTTCGCAGGCGATTGAATCTGCCCGCGCCGCCCACGAGACGGAATGCTTTATCATTGGCGGCGCGGCGGTCTACCGCGAGGCGATGCCTCTGGTGCAGAAACTTTATGTGACGCGAGTCCTCGCCGATGTCGAAGGTGACGTGCTGTTCCCCGAATGGGGCGACGGCTGGCATAAGGTGAGCGAAGAAAAATTTGACGCCGACGAAAAGAACGATTATCCGACGATTTTCGAGGTATGGGAGCGTTAG
- a CDS encoding GGDEF domain-containing protein: MAEQRNKHRQHGAVTTLLVVGLLFLFVVFLLQLRSNGVASDMVRLDKGWSITYKGETSSVENLIDYTYPKNLASFDSLVFEGDFLGETSKHTLLRFRTYHCLVSVYEDGHKIYSYGVEQTGTYFVGSGYHYVYLEPGANKHLRIVLTELVDGRKLTVAGVEVLPIEYALSDYSARHIFALMVGIFLVLFGVLAMLISLATHFFSINNFRLLMIGLLSFLLGTWTLCYTKLIQIVSFNFFVNTTLEYFCLYFAPLPFTLMLWDMHRGQLSRWKRNCFIGLIAYEIIFLLTTLTLHLKGIVFYPNTLLGFHASALLCFAFFIFGGFFYNRKMNRSERILARGVVVFVVAVVLDVVRFNLDRFISVDSPILETTLIPFGTLIFVLLLVQSYLVYLFFILEDRAEKGALAVMAYKDALTGLYNRAKCQQIFEVLDKGYSDYAIVSIDLNGLKLANDNHGHNAGDALIKTFAIVLKDAFAGIGTAIRVGGDEFLAIVRSEHVSEVDASLAKMAELQKTRSLGLPVPLEAAYGIAYRHELLKDDFNESEENRIDAEKVYHLADERMYAMKASMKSNLVRK, encoded by the coding sequence TTGGCTGAACAGAGAAATAAACATCGGCAACATGGAGCTGTAACGACCTTACTTGTCGTTGGGCTTTTGTTCCTGTTTGTTGTTTTTCTGCTGCAGCTTCGCTCCAATGGTGTTGCCTCTGATATGGTGCGGCTCGATAAGGGCTGGTCCATTACATACAAAGGTGAAACCTCTTCGGTCGAAAATTTGATCGACTATACGTACCCCAAGAATCTTGCTTCGTTTGATTCGCTTGTATTTGAAGGCGATTTCCTCGGAGAAACTTCAAAGCACACCTTACTTCGTTTCCGAACATATCATTGTCTCGTTTCGGTTTATGAGGATGGTCATAAGATTTACTCTTATGGAGTGGAGCAGACGGGCACCTATTTTGTAGGGAGCGGGTACCATTATGTGTATCTGGAGCCTGGTGCAAATAAGCATCTTAGGATTGTCCTGACGGAGTTGGTTGATGGTCGCAAGTTGACGGTTGCCGGTGTTGAAGTTTTACCGATTGAGTATGCGTTAAGTGACTATTCGGCACGTCACATATTTGCCTTGATGGTGGGAATTTTCTTGGTGCTGTTCGGCGTCCTTGCGATGCTGATTAGCCTTGCGACTCATTTTTTCAGCATCAACAATTTCCGCCTGCTGATGATAGGTCTTCTGTCGTTTTTGCTTGGTACATGGACGTTGTGCTATACGAAACTGATACAGATTGTTTCGTTTAATTTCTTTGTCAATACGACTCTGGAATACTTCTGTCTTTATTTTGCGCCGCTTCCATTTACGCTGATGCTTTGGGATATGCATCGCGGGCAACTTTCCCGCTGGAAAAGGAATTGCTTTATAGGCTTGATTGCCTACGAAATCATTTTCTTGCTTACAACATTGACTCTTCATTTAAAGGGAATTGTTTTTTATCCGAATACGCTTCTGGGTTTCCATGCGAGCGCCCTGCTTTGTTTTGCTTTCTTTATTTTCGGAGGATTCTTCTATAATAGGAAGATGAACCGTTCGGAAAGGATTCTGGCCCGTGGTGTTGTCGTTTTCGTTGTAGCGGTAGTTTTGGATGTGGTTCGTTTCAATTTAGACCGATTTATTTCGGTGGATTCGCCTATTCTTGAAACTACGCTGATTCCTTTTGGTACGCTCATTTTTGTATTGCTTCTAGTTCAGAGCTACTTGGTATATCTGTTCTTTATTTTGGAAGACCGCGCCGAAAAGGGCGCCCTTGCGGTGATGGCCTATAAGGATGCCTTGACTGGGCTTTATAACCGAGCCAAGTGTCAGCAGATATTTGAAGTGCTCGACAAGGGCTATAGCGATTATGCAATCGTCAGTATCGACCTGAATGGACTTAAGCTTGCTAATGATAACCACGGACACAATGCCGGAGATGCGCTTATTAAAACTTTTGCGATTGTGCTCAAGGACGCTTTTGCTGGAATTGGAACCGCGATTCGCGTCGGTGGTGACGAATTTTTGGCGATTGTCCGGAGCGAGCATGTTTCCGAAGTGGATGCTTCGCTTGCCAAGATGGCGGAACTCCAGAAAACACGCAGCTTGGGCTTGCCGGTTCCTCTGGAAGCCGCTTACGGTATTGCTTACAGGCATGAACTGCTTAAAGACGATTTTAACGAATCCGAAGAAAATAGAATCGATGCTGAAAAAGTCTACCATTTGGCGGATGAACGCATGTACGCGATGAAGGCTTCGATGAAGTCGAACCTTGTTCGCAAATAG
- a CDS encoding homoserine O-acetyltransferase, with protein sequence MSDFLHKNSVGPVVPQTFTKDYGEQGFKLESGKTLPALEIRYETYGTLNAERNNVIWVCSPLTADAHVAGYYTVEDRKPGWWDALIGPGKPVDTDKFFVVCSNILGGCKGTTGPASINPRTGKPYGSTFPTITIGDMVNAQRELAKGLGIDQLCCVIGGSMGGFQAMKWAIYYPDLVRRCVVIASSPRFSSQALGFEIVARDIITQDPNYNGGDYYESAHPDVGLSNARKLAHITYLSAVGMEQKFKRAQDQESRSHAVTYSTPFDLDLPLESYLRYQGAKFVDRFDANSYLHIAHATDSFDLETEYGSLENAFKGVKAEFLNVNLSTDWLFPPHESRRITSALLNAGKTVTSLELDTQFGHDGFLIEVGDLGKAVGRFLDSKIIPTATDTQVMPVFHDTEDFDYIGSLVKENSKVLDLGCGNGELLDYLNKKKHVEVLGIERNFKSIMDCLENDVPVIQRDLDESGVRDFKDGSFDYAIINRTIQEIRDPVALLNELLRVAKRAIVTFPNFGHWTTRGSLMLRGRMPKSKELPYEWYDTPNIRVLTLKDFYTLCEKEGLKVETIHYQNEHKFSKILTAIGLTTFGAEHVIAMVSKKSQA encoded by the coding sequence ATGAGTGATTTTTTGCATAAAAATAGCGTTGGTCCCGTTGTTCCCCAGACTTTTACAAAAGATTATGGCGAACAGGGCTTCAAGCTGGAAAGCGGCAAGACCCTTCCGGCTCTTGAAATACGCTATGAGACGTACGGCACCTTGAACGCCGAACGCAACAATGTCATCTGGGTTTGTTCCCCCTTGACGGCCGATGCACATGTGGCCGGCTATTATACCGTTGAAGATCGTAAACCCGGCTGGTGGGATGCCTTGATTGGTCCTGGTAAACCGGTCGATACGGACAAGTTTTTTGTCGTATGCAGCAACATTCTCGGTGGCTGCAAGGGAACGACTGGCCCCGCAAGCATCAATCCGCGGACAGGCAAACCCTACGGTAGTACTTTCCCGACAATCACCATCGGCGATATGGTGAATGCCCAGCGAGAACTCGCCAAGGGGCTCGGCATTGATCAGCTCTGCTGTGTCATCGGTGGTTCGATGGGTGGTTTCCAGGCCATGAAGTGGGCCATTTATTATCCAGACCTTGTTCGTCGCTGTGTCGTGATAGCAAGTTCGCCTCGCTTCAGCAGTCAGGCGCTCGGCTTTGAAATTGTCGCCCGTGACATCATCACGCAAGACCCGAATTATAATGGGGGAGACTACTACGAGTCCGCCCATCCGGATGTCGGTCTTTCGAATGCCCGCAAGTTGGCGCACATTACTTACCTCAGCGCCGTGGGTATGGAACAGAAGTTCAAGCGTGCGCAGGACCAGGAAAGCAGAAGTCATGCGGTGACTTACAGCACTCCGTTTGACTTGGATCTTCCGCTTGAAAGTTACCTGCGTTACCAGGGCGCGAAGTTCGTAGACCGTTTTGATGCGAACAGCTACCTGCATATTGCGCATGCCACCGACAGCTTTGATCTTGAAACGGAATACGGTTCCCTGGAAAATGCATTCAAGGGAGTGAAGGCTGAATTCCTGAATGTGAACCTGAGTACTGACTGGCTTTTCCCGCCGCATGAATCGCGCCGAATTACAAGTGCACTTTTGAATGCGGGTAAAACGGTGACGAGCCTTGAACTCGATACGCAGTTCGGTCACGATGGATTCCTCATCGAAGTCGGCGACCTCGGAAAGGCCGTGGGCCGTTTCCTGGATTCCAAGATTATTCCGACAGCGACTGATACGCAGGTGATGCCGGTGTTCCACGATACCGAAGACTTCGACTACATCGGAAGCCTTGTCAAAGAAAACAGCAAGGTGCTCGACCTCGGCTGCGGTAACGGCGAACTGCTCGATTACCTGAACAAGAAAAAGCATGTCGAAGTGCTCGGAATCGAACGTAACTTCAAGAGCATCATGGACTGCCTTGAAAACGATGTCCCCGTGATTCAGCGTGACCTCGACGAAAGTGGCGTCCGTGACTTTAAGGATGGAAGTTTCGACTATGCCATTATCAACCGCACCATTCAAGAGATTCGTGACCCGGTGGCGTTGTTGAACGAACTCTTGCGTGTGGCCAAGCGAGCCATTGTGACCTTCCCGAATTTCGGTCACTGGACAACCCGTGGAAGCCTGATGCTGCGTGGACGCATGCCGAAGTCCAAGGAACTGCCTTATGAATGGTATGACACGCCGAACATCCGCGTGCTCACGCTCAAAGATTTCTATACTCTTTGTGAAAAGGAAGGCTTGAAAGTCGAAACCATTCATTACCAGAACGAACACAAGTTCAGCAAGATCCTGACGGCCATCGGCCTCACGACCTTTGGTGCTGAACACGTGATAGCTATGGTGAGCAAAAAGTCGCAAGCATGA
- a CDS encoding YicC/YloC family endoribonuclease — protein MAILSMTGFGKSESMYQGASCVIEVRSVNNRFLDISCKLPKNLAYLENSFKNQIKEKLVRGSVIFSITLGAGTGGNIPVSYNEAAIEKFVEITHAMQLKYHVAGVISLEHILALPEVLQFTDADADSEALEKHLAAELDKALDQVNEMRAKEGANLAADLEIRVNHLNNVLDKIEVLDPQRIEVWKDKFKERINVLLKDSEIDEVRLLQEACIMADKLDIHEEITRFRSHNKLFLNALKEGGAQGKNLGFILQEMGREANTLGTKCQSADIAALAIELKNEVECIREQSLNIA, from the coding sequence ATGGCAATCTTATCGATGACGGGTTTTGGGAAGAGTGAATCAATGTACCAGGGTGCAAGCTGCGTGATTGAAGTCCGCAGCGTGAACAACCGTTTCCTGGATATCTCGTGCAAGTTGCCGAAGAACTTGGCCTACCTCGAAAACAGTTTCAAGAATCAAATCAAGGAAAAGCTGGTTCGCGGTTCGGTGATCTTTAGCATTACGCTTGGTGCAGGCACCGGCGGCAACATCCCCGTTTCTTACAATGAAGCGGCCATCGAAAAGTTTGTCGAAATTACGCATGCCATGCAGCTCAAGTATCATGTCGCAGGAGTGATTTCCTTGGAGCATATTCTTGCTCTTCCTGAAGTCTTGCAATTCACCGATGCCGACGCCGATTCCGAGGCTCTTGAAAAACATCTTGCTGCCGAACTCGACAAGGCGCTTGACCAGGTGAACGAGATGCGAGCCAAGGAAGGAGCGAATCTTGCTGCCGATCTCGAAATTCGCGTCAACCATCTGAATAACGTCCTCGACAAGATCGAAGTTCTTGATCCGCAACGAATCGAGGTCTGGAAAGACAAGTTCAAGGAACGCATCAATGTGCTCTTGAAGGATTCTGAAATCGACGAAGTCCGCCTGTTGCAAGAAGCCTGCATCATGGCCGACAAGCTCGACATCCACGAAGAGATTACGCGTTTCCGCAGCCATAACAAGCTTTTCCTGAACGCCCTCAAAGAAGGCGGTGCGCAGGGTAAGAACCTCGGTTTCATTCTGCAGGAAATGGGCCGCGAGGCGAATACGCTCGGTACCAAGTGCCAAAGCGCAGATATTGCCGCTCTTGCTATCGAACTCAAGAACGAGGTCGAATGCATCCGCGAACAGAGTCTTAACATCGCATAA
- a CDS encoding DUF5683 domain-containing protein: MRIFLAFLISAVFSMTAYAEDAQNSLVTTAVETGAANKSDATQDSIVPADPLQKGKTGIVAIDTLTVNEWDIPTERNSLPLTMLFAIFPGGGQIYTEHYVRGGFISAIELLLLYEVTSNKSYQNRRVKEQAEPFQDSVSYYTKMLIDHASDRDSLQFYHEKRAEFVGRVHEKSDKKMEQEDLRKAEIAWMYGLYLYSFFDAFGIWYNNNYRSTELRSMKTALLWSIIPGFGQMYNREFGKMGLLYMAIIGASTSIWTSQNMVEYYLDRKHFVEKESETSEEYERVVERVTYYRKNRNQYIWALALIYLYSIGDAAVDALLSDFDSPMHLAVLPRLEGGVQALMSFDF; encoded by the coding sequence ATGCGCATCTTTCTGGCATTCTTAATTTCGGCGGTATTCTCGATGACCGCCTATGCCGAAGATGCGCAAAATTCCTTGGTTACCACCGCTGTTGAAACGGGGGCGGCAAACAAGTCCGATGCTACGCAGGATTCTATTGTTCCTGCAGATCCTCTGCAGAAGGGAAAGACGGGCATTGTTGCAATCGATACGCTTACGGTGAACGAATGGGACATTCCTACGGAACGCAATTCTTTACCGCTTACAATGCTGTTTGCCATTTTCCCTGGCGGTGGTCAGATTTACACGGAACACTATGTCCGTGGCGGATTCATTTCGGCGATTGAACTATTGCTGCTTTACGAGGTAACTTCGAACAAGAGCTACCAGAACCGTCGTGTCAAGGAACAGGCGGAACCTTTCCAGGATTCCGTTTCTTACTACACCAAGATGCTGATTGACCATGCCTCTGACCGTGACAGTCTTCAGTTCTATCACGAAAAACGTGCTGAATTTGTGGGCCGCGTTCACGAAAAGAGCGACAAGAAAATGGAACAAGAGGACCTGCGAAAAGCTGAAATTGCCTGGATGTACGGCCTTTACCTATACAGCTTTTTCGATGCGTTTGGAATCTGGTACAACAACAATTATCGAAGCACCGAACTTAGAAGTATGAAAACGGCCCTGCTGTGGTCCATTATCCCCGGATTTGGGCAGATGTACAACCGTGAATTCGGAAAGATGGGCCTTTTGTACATGGCCATCATCGGTGCGTCGACCAGTATCTGGACTTCGCAGAATATGGTGGAATACTATTTGGACCGTAAGCACTTTGTGGAAAAGGAAAGTGAAACTTCCGAAGAATACGAACGTGTTGTAGAACGTGTGACGTATTACCGCAAGAACCGTAACCAATATATATGGGCGCTTGCCCTGATATATCTTTATTCCATTGGCGATGCCGCTGTCGATGCGTTATTGAGCGATTTTGATAGCCCGATGCATTTGGCTGTACTTCCGCGGCTTGAAGGTGGCGTACAGGCTTTAATGTCATTTGATTTTTAA
- a CDS encoding histidine phosphatase family protein, whose amino-acid sequence MILWTIRHTKPYNPNDVCYGRLDFDVSPTFEGESDGALEALVNAGAKPTRMFTSPLLRCLRLAEKAEKVTGLSMEKRDEIIEMNFGSWEGQKLTVVPREEMQAWMRDLRGYRFKDGESFHDIDRRVQSLLDTLDDNGEFLWITHAGVIAALQHFACGLPDNQFVEGAFSYAMVTRFEFSRDADGHFHGTFKKIHDGIPMPPLKIG is encoded by the coding sequence ATGATACTTTGGACAATCCGCCACACAAAGCCCTACAATCCAAACGATGTCTGCTACGGCAGGCTTGATTTTGATGTATCCCCCACATTTGAAGGTGAAAGTGACGGCGCTCTTGAAGCATTGGTCAATGCAGGAGCAAAACCGACGCGGATGTTTACAAGTCCACTCCTCCGTTGCCTAAGACTAGCAGAAAAAGCCGAAAAAGTGACCGGGCTTTCTATGGAAAAGCGCGACGAGATTATCGAGATGAACTTTGGTTCCTGGGAAGGTCAAAAGCTTACGGTCGTCCCACGAGAGGAAATGCAAGCCTGGATGCGAGACCTGCGCGGCTACCGATTCAAAGATGGAGAAAGTTTCCACGATATTGACCGACGTGTTCAGTCCCTGCTGGACACGCTCGATGACAATGGCGAATTTTTATGGATTACGCATGCCGGCGTGATTGCAGCCCTCCAGCACTTTGCCTGTGGACTCCCCGACAACCAGTTCGTGGAAGGGGCGTTCAGCTATGCCATGGTGACGCGCTTTGAATTTTCTAGGGATGCCGACGGACACTTCCATGGGACGTTCAAAAAAATCCACGATGGAATTCCGATGCCGCCCTTAAAGATTGGATAA